In the genome of Myroides phaeus, one region contains:
- a CDS encoding succinate CoA transferase yields the protein MTKEDSRLERIKFAPYRERIISAEEAALLIHDQAVVGASGFTKAGDSKSVLPAFAQRAAEENVAITLITGASLGQTTDADLATNNALIRRMPFQADAVLRKSINSGQVKYIDQHLSETIEQLQEKHIPQVDVAIIEATYINEDGFIIPTTSIGNSAYFASVAKKIIIEVNSAIPLSIEGIHDNCVPIKQPRREIIPIHNCEDRIGETFIRLNPDNVVGIVFSSIEDTPALLPEPDVKTSAISGHLLKFFEEEVKKGKLTHSLLPLQAGIGKVANAVLTGFIDGPFKDLTMYSEVLQDSTFDLIDSGKMVFASGSSITVTEECYERLIKNFDQYKDKLVLRPQNISNAPEVIRRLGIIAINTAIEFDIYGNVNSTHIGGSKMMNGIGGSGDFARNAYLSIFVTQAASKENNVISHVLPMVSHTDHTEHDVDILVTDQGLADLRGLSPRERAEVIIENCAHPDYKAELRDYFERAKLNQGHTPHILEEAFKFHIRFKDKGSMKPE from the coding sequence ATGACGAAAGAAGACTCGAGATTAGAGAGAATAAAATTCGCTCCGTATAGAGAACGAATTATTTCTGCAGAAGAAGCAGCTCTCCTAATTCATGATCAAGCTGTAGTTGGAGCTAGTGGCTTTACTAAAGCCGGTGATAGTAAATCTGTTTTACCAGCATTTGCTCAACGTGCAGCTGAAGAAAATGTTGCAATTACTTTAATTACTGGTGCATCATTAGGACAAACAACTGATGCTGATTTAGCAACAAATAATGCTCTAATTCGTAGAATGCCTTTTCAAGCTGATGCTGTTTTAAGAAAGTCTATTAATAGTGGACAGGTTAAATACATCGATCAGCACTTGAGTGAAACAATAGAACAGTTACAAGAAAAACATATACCACAAGTAGACGTCGCTATTATCGAGGCTACTTATATTAATGAAGATGGTTTTATTATTCCTACTACTTCTATTGGAAACTCAGCGTACTTTGCAAGTGTTGCAAAGAAAATTATCATTGAGGTAAACTCTGCTATTCCATTGAGTATTGAGGGTATCCACGACAACTGTGTGCCTATTAAACAACCTCGTAGAGAGATTATCCCTATTCACAATTGTGAAGATAGAATTGGAGAAACTTTCATTCGTTTAAACCCTGATAATGTGGTTGGTATTGTATTTTCAAGTATTGAAGATACTCCTGCTCTATTGCCAGAACCAGACGTTAAAACTTCTGCCATTTCAGGTCACTTATTAAAGTTCTTCGAAGAAGAAGTGAAAAAAGGAAAGCTAACACATTCTCTACTTCCACTTCAAGCTGGTATTGGTAAAGTAGCTAATGCTGTTTTAACTGGATTTATTGATGGTCCTTTTAAAGACCTTACAATGTACTCTGAAGTATTGCAAGACAGTACTTTTGATTTAATTGATTCTGGTAAAATGGTATTTGCTTCAGGTTCGTCTATTACAGTAACAGAAGAATGCTATGAAAGATTAATTAAGAACTTTGACCAATATAAAGACAAGCTTGTTTTAAGACCACAAAATATCAGTAATGCTCCTGAGGTAATCCGTAGATTGGGTATTATTGCAATTAACACAGCTATTGAATTTGATATTTACGGTAACGTAAACTCTACTCATATTGGTGGTAGTAAAATGATGAACGGTATTGGTGGTTCTGGAGATTTCGCAAGAAATGCTTATTTAAGTATCTTCGTTACACAAGCTGCTTCTAAAGAAAACAACGTTATATCTCACGTGTTACCAATGGTTTCACATACAGACCATACAGAACATGATGTTGATATCTTAGTTACAGACCAAGGTTTAGCAGACTTAAGAGGTTTATCGCCAAGAGAACGCGCCGAAGTTATTATAGAAAACTGTGCTCATCCTGATTACAAAGCTGAACTAAGAGATTACTTTGAAAGAGCAAAACTAAATCAAGGACATACTCCTCACATTTTAGAAGAAGCTTTCAAATTCCACATTAGATTTAAAGATAAAGGTTCTATGAAACCTGAATAA
- a CDS encoding substrate-binding domain-containing protein, giving the protein MKKVNIIGVPEHFNLPWHLCIENGEFNELGIDLHWQDIPEGTGKMCQMLRNEETDLAVILTEGIIKDIIDGNNSTIIQEYVASPLLWGIHVAENSPYTKIEDLKGKKIAISRFGSGSHLMAIVHAKLMNWDINSLEFVIVNNIDNAVVALTNGEADYFMWEHFMTKPLVDQKIFRRLGDCPTPWPSFVVVATKTFASKNKRLIDNLLECINMTTSEFKHIPSIDRTLATKFNLQIEDIKEWLMITKWSQKQLSEKNFDKVQTQLKELNLIPHTTDYKKVVL; this is encoded by the coding sequence ATGAAAAAAGTAAATATTATAGGAGTGCCAGAACATTTTAATCTTCCTTGGCACTTATGTATTGAAAACGGGGAATTTAATGAGCTTGGAATTGATTTACATTGGCAAGATATTCCTGAAGGAACAGGTAAAATGTGTCAAATGCTCCGCAATGAGGAAACTGATTTAGCTGTCATTCTGACTGAAGGGATTATCAAAGATATAATTGATGGTAACAACTCTACAATTATTCAAGAATATGTGGCTTCTCCTCTACTTTGGGGAATACATGTTGCAGAAAACTCACCGTATACCAAAATAGAAGACCTAAAAGGAAAGAAAATTGCCATAAGTCGCTTCGGCTCAGGCTCTCATCTTATGGCTATCGTTCACGCTAAACTGATGAATTGGGATATCAATAGTTTAGAGTTTGTCATTGTAAACAATATAGATAATGCTGTGGTTGCACTTACTAATGGTGAGGCTGATTACTTTATGTGGGAACATTTTATGACTAAACCATTAGTTGACCAGAAAATTTTTAGACGTTTAGGTGACTGCCCTACTCCCTGGCCTTCTTTTGTTGTAGTTGCAACTAAAACGTTTGCATCAAAAAACAAACGTTTAATAGACAACTTATTGGAATGTATAAATATGACTACAAGTGAATTTAAACATATTCCAAGTATTGACAGAACTTTAGCAACTAAGTTTAATCTACAAATTGAAGATATCAAAGAATGGTTAATGATAACTAAATGGTCTCAAAAACAGCTTTCAGAGAAAAATTTTGACAAAGTTCAAACTCAATTGAAAGAATTAAACCTTATTCCACATACTACAGATTACAAAAAAGTCGTTCTATAA
- a CDS encoding transglutaminase-like domain-containing protein, with translation MTHNQELNNSSKKKWYMYLRLPKPWDNIVILILNVLITIPIFIIAHQNLIDPDWQYHIDRVVLFIAIVAVLQFLLQKMKTVLFILIFIYLGALIYGSLFGGYGYNSVYEDYRAMIFSMAENPSPQDIIISKLLPFPNKSKVISAIEYDKPEVRNFALATTRKHFTNVPNAYQYRQIIQSMAIFKEVRSRWNYVNDPKGREYIATASESLQHFSGDCDDYSILMAALIRAIGGTPRLIHTKEHMYPEMLIPNKGDLEQVIYLIKQELFKEESKGKEIHYHIDERGQIWLNLDYTARYPGGPFMSEEILGQLTLN, from the coding sequence ATGACGCATAATCAAGAATTGAATAACTCCTCAAAAAAGAAATGGTATATGTACCTAAGGCTTCCGAAGCCTTGGGACAATATTGTTATACTTATTCTTAACGTCTTGATTACGATTCCTATCTTTATAATTGCACATCAAAACTTAATTGATCCAGACTGGCAATATCATATTGACCGTGTTGTCCTATTTATCGCTATTGTAGCCGTATTACAATTTTTGCTACAAAAAATGAAAACAGTTTTATTTATTCTTATTTTCATTTATTTAGGAGCTTTAATTTATGGATCGTTATTTGGAGGCTATGGATATAATTCCGTTTATGAAGATTACAGAGCAATGATATTTTCAATGGCAGAAAATCCTTCTCCACAAGATATTATTATCTCCAAACTACTCCCTTTTCCTAATAAGAGTAAGGTTATAAGTGCTATTGAATACGATAAACCAGAAGTAAGAAACTTTGCTTTAGCTACTACAAGAAAGCATTTTACAAATGTGCCAAATGCTTATCAATATCGTCAAATTATTCAATCAATGGCTATATTTAAAGAGGTGAGATCACGATGGAACTATGTAAATGATCCAAAAGGTAGAGAATATATTGCTACGGCTTCTGAATCATTACAACACTTCTCAGGCGATTGTGACGACTACTCAATTTTAATGGCAGCATTAATTAGAGCAATTGGCGGAACTCCAAGATTAATACATACTAAAGAACATATGTATCCTGAAATGTTGATTCCTAATAAAGGAGATTTAGAACAAGTGATATATCTAATTAAGCAGGAACTATTCAAAGAAGAAAGTAAAGGAAAAGAAATTCATTATCACATAGACGAACGTGGACAAATCTGGCTAAATTTAGATTACACAGCAAGATATCCTGGAGGCCCATTTATGTCTGAAGAAATATTAGGACAACTAACTTTAAATTAA
- a CDS encoding DUF423 domain-containing protein yields MLITNTTPLIIGSIYGALAIIFGAFGAHALKKHMNKDQLESFEVGVKYQMYHAILLLILGLMPNAEIIRHASNIISIGVLLFSFSIYGLTLSGTFGKKIKILGPITPIGGLCMVIGWLMLLYYFITL; encoded by the coding sequence ATGCTAATCACAAATACAACTCCACTTATAATCGGTTCTATCTATGGCGCTCTTGCTATCATATTTGGAGCATTTGGAGCACACGCTCTAAAAAAACATATGAATAAGGACCAGCTTGAAAGTTTTGAAGTAGGCGTAAAATATCAAATGTATCATGCTATTCTTCTATTGATTCTTGGTTTAATGCCAAATGCCGAAATTATACGACACGCAAGTAATATAATCAGTATTGGAGTTTTACTTTTTTCTTTCAGTATTTACGGACTAACATTGAGTGGAACTTTTGGAAAAAAAATTAAAATATTAGGTCCTATCACTCCAATTGGTGGACTTTGTATGGTCATTGGATGGTTAATGTTATTATACTATTTCATCACTCTATAA
- a CDS encoding TlpA disulfide reductase family protein codes for MKKVFTLLGAATILASCGDSNSYTINGDANGINDGTKVYIEKIDVTTGMPIKVDSTEVKNNAFAFKGKADNIEQSFITFSEQEGRVPFILEKGNIAFTYNLEDITKSGATGTKNNDEFSAFSKKAEELNKNIIQYQADNQIAFMQAKEKEDREAAEGIINGFMKLAEKLEDYTDEYIDQNPNSYTTLTILAQNASSGVFQKEELIEKYNKFDKALQETTIGKAFKVMLDEMPDAKIKIGDKAPDFSAKSPEGNTISLKESLGKVTIIDFWASWCGPCRAENPKVVAIYNQYHDKGLNIIGVSLDKDKDKWIEAIAKDKLAWNHISNLMFWQDPIAQEYEIKAIPATFILDENGVVVAKNLRGKKLEAKIQELLK; via the coding sequence ATGAAAAAAGTATTTACATTACTTGGAGCTGCTACAATTCTGGCTTCTTGTGGAGATTCTAATTCATACACAATAAACGGTGATGCGAATGGAATTAATGACGGAACAAAAGTTTATATTGAAAAAATAGACGTTACAACAGGTATGCCAATAAAGGTAGATTCTACTGAAGTGAAAAACAACGCTTTCGCTTTTAAAGGAAAAGCCGATAATATTGAGCAAAGCTTTATAACATTCTCTGAACAAGAAGGTAGAGTTCCATTTATACTTGAAAAAGGAAATATAGCTTTTACTTATAATTTAGAAGATATTACTAAAAGTGGAGCAACAGGAACAAAAAATAATGATGAGTTTTCAGCTTTTTCTAAAAAAGCAGAAGAACTAAACAAAAACATTATTCAATATCAAGCTGACAATCAAATTGCTTTTATGCAAGCTAAAGAAAAAGAAGATAGAGAAGCTGCAGAAGGTATCATCAATGGTTTTATGAAATTAGCTGAGAAGTTAGAAGATTATACAGATGAGTATATCGATCAGAACCCTAATTCTTACACTACACTAACTATATTAGCTCAGAATGCTTCTTCTGGGGTTTTTCAAAAAGAAGAATTAATTGAAAAATACAATAAGTTTGATAAAGCATTACAAGAAACAACTATCGGTAAAGCATTCAAAGTTATGTTAGATGAAATGCCTGACGCTAAAATTAAAATAGGAGACAAAGCACCTGACTTTTCTGCTAAAAGTCCTGAAGGAAATACAATTTCTTTAAAAGAAAGTCTTGGTAAAGTTACAATCATAGACTTCTGGGCTTCTTGGTGTGGTCCTTGTAGAGCTGAAAATCCAAAAGTTGTAGCAATTTATAATCAATATCACGATAAGGGTTTAAACATTATTGGAGTATCTTTAGATAAAGATAAAGACAAATGGATTGAAGCTATTGCTAAAGATAAATTAGCTTGGAATCATATTTCAAACTTAATGTTTTGGCAAGACCCTATCGCTCAAGAATATGAAATTAAAGCTATCCCTGCTACTTTTATCTTAGATGAAAATGGTGTAGTAGTAGCTAAAAACCTAAGAGGTAAAAAATTAGAAGCTAAAATTCAAGAATTATTAAAATAA
- a CDS encoding TlpA disulfide reductase family protein, giving the protein MKYTLSILMALLLMSFTPKEKNYKIIGQTTNVKEGEMVYLKVLDSNTHQFISLDSTPIHKEKFEFKGKSERPLYSMIMLSEDINDIIILEEGTINVKLNTNKLDSNSVLGTKNNDELSNFYIKVKKYQKEAKEYQDKNQDALTSAIKDNDTITLRRLSNEFKGYVENINNAITYQVNTNPKSMTSAIVIYQRLQNNNIEIQEATAFYNNLNEDIKATNLGEAIKHILEKQQSSKMVIGSKMPNLEGWNQDNEKITLYDTSAKATIVHFWAPWCSSCHETLPKVKELNNNFKNKGLKIFSVGLTEDKIDWKNTISKENLSWSHILDTQDYASKFGIRSIPTIYVLDQNGVIIETNHLENNLNSIIEDLITK; this is encoded by the coding sequence ATGAAATATACTTTATCTATTCTAATGGCTTTACTTCTTATGAGTTTTACACCAAAAGAGAAGAATTATAAAATTATAGGACAAACAACAAATGTAAAAGAAGGAGAAATGGTTTACCTAAAAGTACTTGACTCCAATACACATCAATTTATTTCTCTTGACTCTACTCCTATTCATAAAGAAAAATTTGAATTTAAAGGAAAGTCAGAAAGGCCTTTATATAGTATGATTATGCTTTCTGAAGATATAAATGACATAATCATTTTAGAAGAAGGCACAATCAATGTTAAGCTAAACACCAACAAATTAGACTCTAACAGCGTCTTAGGTACTAAAAATAACGATGAATTAAGTAACTTTTATATCAAAGTTAAAAAGTACCAAAAAGAAGCAAAAGAATATCAAGATAAAAATCAAGATGCTTTAACTTCTGCTATTAAAGATAATGACACTATTACTTTAAGAAGATTATCTAATGAGTTTAAAGGATATGTTGAAAATATCAATAATGCAATAACTTATCAAGTCAATACAAACCCTAAGTCAATGACAAGTGCTATTGTAATTTATCAACGTCTACAAAATAATAATATTGAAATACAAGAAGCGACAGCATTCTACAACAACCTTAATGAAGATATTAAAGCTACAAATCTCGGAGAAGCTATAAAACATATTCTTGAAAAGCAACAATCATCCAAAATGGTAATTGGCAGTAAAATGCCTAACCTGGAGGGATGGAATCAAGATAATGAAAAAATCACTTTATATGATACTTCAGCAAAAGCTACAATTGTACATTTTTGGGCTCCTTGGTGCTCTTCTTGTCACGAAACATTACCTAAAGTAAAAGAGCTAAATAATAATTTTAAAAATAAAGGTCTAAAAATCTTTAGTGTTGGCTTAACAGAAGACAAAATTGATTGGAAAAACACTATAAGTAAAGAAAACCTATCATGGTCACATATTCTTGATACTCAAGATTATGCTTCTAAATTTGGTATTCGTTCTATTCCTACAATTTATGTATTAGATCAAAACGGAGTTATTATCGAAACAAATCATTTAGAAAATAACTTGAATAGTATAATAGAAGATTTAATAACAAAATAA
- a CDS encoding RNA polymerase sigma factor — protein sequence MNKKFETEFVTLLDKNQNLIHKVCRLYTVDEASHKDLFQEISIQLWNAYPKFRGDSKFTTWAYRVALNTAISLYRKKKRDINTIPFDTANYKFEYSEYNYQEEEQLKSLYKALHQLNDIEKALVFMYLEDKNYEEIAETLGISEVNARVKMNRIKSKLKKILNP from the coding sequence ATGAACAAAAAATTTGAAACAGAATTTGTAACCTTATTGGATAAGAACCAAAATCTTATCCATAAAGTTTGTCGCCTATATACAGTTGACGAAGCTTCTCACAAGGATTTGTTTCAAGAAATTTCTATTCAATTATGGAACGCATATCCCAAATTTAGAGGAGACTCAAAATTTACTACTTGGGCTTATCGCGTAGCATTAAATACTGCCATTTCTTTATATCGAAAGAAAAAACGCGATATAAATACTATTCCATTTGACACAGCAAACTATAAATTTGAGTATTCAGAATACAATTATCAAGAAGAAGAACAACTCAAATCATTGTATAAAGCCTTACATCAGCTTAATGACATTGAAAAAGCTTTAGTTTTCATGTATCTCGAAGACAAAAACTATGAAGAAATAGCTGAAACACTCGGTATTAGTGAAGTAAATGCGAGAGTTAAAATGAATAGAATTAAATCAAAATTGAAAAAAATATTAAATCCATAG
- a CDS encoding LysR family transcriptional regulator encodes MTITQLIYVLAVAEHKNFTLAAEKTFVTQPTLSMQIQKLEEELEIQIFDRTTKPIQATAIGQIIIKQAQKIVDESDRIKDLIDQEKGFIGGEFKLGIIPTVAPTLLPMFLKTFLSKHDKVNLIIEEYTTEEIIQKLRTGYLDAAIVATPLIESDIKERVLYYEPFVGYIPPMFRQNIGKELTADTLDLKKLLLLQDGHCFRDGIINICNNKIETESRNFKLQSGSFETLINLSKEGLGYTLLPYLHTLSLNNDDQANLVQFTDPKPAREISLIYTKNELKKQISDALFDVIQSIIRGAIAFQDVKIISPKKSK; translated from the coding sequence ATGACAATCACACAATTAATATATGTTTTAGCTGTTGCAGAACACAAAAACTTTACCTTGGCAGCAGAAAAAACTTTTGTTACTCAGCCAACGTTGAGTATGCAAATACAAAAATTAGAAGAAGAATTAGAAATTCAAATATTTGATCGTACAACTAAACCTATACAAGCTACTGCTATTGGACAAATCATTATTAAACAAGCACAGAAGATTGTTGATGAATCAGATAGAATTAAAGACTTAATAGATCAAGAAAAGGGATTTATTGGAGGAGAGTTTAAATTAGGAATAATACCGACTGTAGCTCCTACTTTATTGCCAATGTTCTTAAAAACATTTTTAAGTAAACACGATAAAGTAAACTTAATTATAGAAGAATATACAACAGAAGAGATAATTCAAAAATTAAGAACGGGTTATTTAGATGCTGCAATTGTAGCTACACCATTAATAGAGTCGGATATTAAAGAGCGTGTATTATACTATGAGCCATTTGTAGGATATATTCCACCAATGTTTCGTCAGAATATTGGCAAGGAACTAACAGCCGATACACTTGATTTGAAAAAGCTTTTATTACTTCAAGACGGGCATTGTTTTAGAGATGGGATAATCAATATTTGCAATAATAAAATTGAAACTGAGTCTCGCAATTTTAAACTACAAAGTGGAAGTTTTGAAACATTAATAAACTTATCAAAAGAAGGTTTAGGCTACACCTTACTACCTTACTTACATACTTTAAGTCTTAATAATGATGATCAAGCTAATTTAGTTCAGTTTACAGACCCTAAACCAGCAAGAGAAATTAGTTTAATATATACTAAAAATGAACTAAAAAAACAGATTAGTGATGCCTTATTTGATGTAATACAAAGTATTATACGAGGGGCAATTGCTTTTCAAGATGTCAAAATCATTAGTCCCAAAAAATCAAAGTAA
- a CDS encoding response regulator transcription factor: protein METTNNKKILLVEDDPNFGAILKDYLAINDFEVTLAKNGMEGFEKFKRDSFDLCILDVMMPYKDGFTLAKEIRDKNKEVPIIFLTAKAMKEDVLKGYKVGADDYLNKPFDSEVLLMKIKAIIHRKSSEVKTDNTKFEFQIGKFHLNSKLRFLTFENDEPIKLSPKENELLKMLAIYENDLMPREVALTKIWRDDNYFTSRSMDVYIAKLRKYLKQDETVEILNIHGEGFRLVVKENEDEN from the coding sequence ATGGAAACAACAAACAACAAAAAAATTTTATTAGTAGAAGATGATCCCAATTTTGGAGCAATCTTAAAAGATTATTTAGCCATAAACGATTTCGAAGTAACTCTTGCCAAAAATGGTATGGAGGGATTTGAAAAATTTAAAAGAGATTCTTTTGATCTTTGCATTTTAGATGTGATGATGCCTTATAAAGATGGATTTACTCTAGCCAAGGAAATCCGTGATAAAAACAAAGAGGTGCCAATCATTTTCTTAACTGCAAAAGCAATGAAAGAAGACGTACTAAAAGGATATAAAGTAGGTGCGGATGATTACTTAAACAAGCCTTTTGATTCAGAAGTATTGTTGATGAAAATCAAAGCAATTATTCATAGAAAATCATCTGAAGTTAAAACAGACAATACTAAATTTGAATTTCAAATCGGTAAGTTTCATTTAAATTCAAAATTGAGATTTTTAACTTTTGAGAATGACGAGCCAATCAAACTTTCTCCAAAAGAAAATGAATTATTGAAAATGTTAGCAATTTATGAGAATGATTTAATGCCTCGTGAAGTTGCATTAACAAAAATCTGGAGAGATGACAACTATTTTACATCTCGTAGTATGGACGTTTACATTGCTAAATTGAGAAAATACTTAAAACAAGACGAAACAGTTGAAATTCTTAACATTCACGGTGAAGGATTTAGATTGGTAGTTAAAGAAAATGAGGATGAGAATTAA
- a CDS encoding sensor histidine kinase, with protein MSFSLIGIIIVQLYWIISSYKNNEEQFKYHVQQVIGNVANTLQQDEATEFYRMYNQLRDSIGTPPKQNELKQYYVVERNPMTNEQIVYSNILVLEDYNIKSSFFDKKSDSLKVKNFVSKRKTEIYKGDDFDRNNLKQNYPDEVIEKTGDLDVLDKAQFDIYFKDIVALRSVDERISKAKLKELLEKELKQYGVNAKFEFGVYNRGLATKIKSDEFEYEDDSTYGVPVLVDNENKSKYQLYITFPEKSKYLFSSLIGITFLSILFTIVIIAAYLNAINQLIKQKQISEIKTDFINNMTHEFKTPIATINLALDAIKNPKVINDPEKVDRYLQMIRDENKRMHAQVENVLRISKLERREFDVDKEAMDVHEIIEDAVEHVSLIIQDRGGEINLHLDARRSDVLGNDFHFTSVIVNILDNAIKYSADIPVIDVYTENFKEYILIKIKDNGVGMSKQAQKRIFDKFYREHTGDLHNVKGHGLGLAYVQQIVEVHNSQVYVESEKGKGSTFIIKMPLIN; from the coding sequence ATGAGTTTTTCTCTAATAGGAATAATCATTGTTCAGTTATATTGGATTATTAGCTCTTATAAGAATAATGAAGAGCAGTTCAAATACCACGTACAACAAGTGATAGGTAACGTAGCAAATACACTACAACAGGATGAAGCTACAGAATTTTACCGAATGTATAATCAACTTAGAGATAGTATAGGTACGCCACCTAAGCAAAATGAGTTGAAACAATACTATGTGGTAGAAAGAAACCCAATGACCAATGAGCAAATAGTTTACTCTAATATTTTAGTTTTAGAAGACTATAATATAAAGAGTTCGTTCTTTGATAAAAAGTCAGATAGTTTAAAAGTCAAAAACTTTGTATCTAAAAGAAAGACAGAGATCTATAAAGGAGATGACTTTGATAGGAATAATTTAAAGCAGAATTATCCTGATGAGGTTATTGAGAAGACAGGAGATCTGGATGTATTAGATAAAGCACAGTTTGATATTTATTTTAAAGATATTGTAGCTTTAAGAAGTGTAGATGAGCGTATCTCTAAAGCCAAATTGAAAGAACTTCTTGAAAAAGAGTTAAAACAATACGGAGTTAATGCTAAATTTGAATTCGGAGTTTACAATAGAGGATTGGCTACTAAAATTAAATCGGATGAATTTGAGTATGAAGATGATTCTACTTATGGAGTTCCGGTTTTGGTAGATAATGAAAATAAGAGTAAGTATCAATTGTATATTACTTTTCCTGAAAAGAGTAAATATTTATTCTCTTCATTAATAGGAATTACATTTTTATCTATTTTGTTTACAATTGTAATTATCGCAGCTTATTTAAATGCAATAAATCAGTTGATCAAACAAAAGCAAATTTCTGAGATAAAAACAGACTTTATCAATAATATGACCCATGAATTTAAAACACCTATTGCTACTATAAATTTAGCCTTAGATGCAATAAAAAATCCAAAGGTTATAAATGATCCAGAGAAAGTAGACCGCTATCTGCAAATGATTCGTGATGAAAATAAGCGTATGCATGCACAAGTTGAAAATGTGCTGCGTATTTCAAAACTTGAACGTAGAGAGTTTGACGTTGACAAAGAGGCTATGGATGTTCATGAGATTATAGAAGATGCAGTAGAACATGTTAGTCTAATTATTCAAGATAGAGGAGGGGAGATAAATCTTCACTTAGATGCCAGACGTAGTGATGTATTAGGAAATGACTTCCATTTTACAAGTGTTATTGTAAATATCTTGGATAATGCAATTAAGTATTCAGCAGATATTCCTGTTATTGATGTTTATACGGAAAATTTTAAAGAGTACATCCTTATTAAGATAAAAGATAATGGTGTAGGAATGAGTAAACAAGCTCAAAAGCGTATCTTTGACAAGTTCTATAGAGAGCACACAGGAGATTTGCACAACGTTAAAGGACATGGTTTAGGATTAGCTTATGTTCAGCAAATAGTCGAAGTTCACAATTCACAAGTATATGTGGAAAGTGAAAAAGGTAAAGGAAGTACCTTTATAATTAAAATGCCATTAATAAATTAA
- the coaE gene encoding dephospho-CoA kinase (Dephospho-CoA kinase (CoaE) performs the final step in coenzyme A biosynthesis.): MALVVGLTGGIGSGKTTVAKMFEAEGVPIYIADERAKAIMDRSDIVLAVQALFEEDITDSGVIDRKKLRSIVFNNKELLEKLNGVIHPEVRKDFIDWLEVHKDFKFIIKESAILFEQGLDKECDFVVLVTAPEEVRIARVVKRDGVSSQNVQAIMANQMKDSLKVLKSDYVIANISKEQVKKEVKMIIEDINCKI; encoded by the coding sequence ATGGCATTAGTAGTAGGATTGACTGGAGGTATAGGTAGCGGAAAAACTACTGTAGCAAAAATGTTTGAAGCAGAAGGAGTTCCAATTTATATTGCAGATGAAAGAGCAAAAGCAATTATGGATAGGTCAGATATTGTTTTAGCAGTTCAAGCATTGTTTGAAGAGGATATAACAGATAGTGGAGTAATAGACCGAAAAAAATTAAGGAGTATAGTTTTTAATAATAAAGAACTTCTTGAAAAGTTAAACGGAGTAATTCATCCTGAAGTAAGAAAAGATTTTATAGACTGGTTAGAAGTACACAAAGATTTTAAGTTTATAATTAAAGAAAGCGCTATTCTTTTTGAGCAAGGATTAGACAAAGAATGTGATTTTGTAGTGTTAGTTACTGCTCCTGAAGAGGTTCGAATAGCCAGAGTAGTTAAAAGAGATGGTGTTTCTTCACAAAATGTACAAGCAATTATGGCAAATCAAATGAAGGATTCATTAAAAGTTCTTAAAAGTGATTACGTAATTGCGAATATTAGTAAAGAACAAGTAAAAAAAGAGGTTAAAATGATAATTGAAGATATTAATTGTAAAATTTAA